The region GGTGATGGACTATACCGACGATCCGGGCGGCGTGCGCGAGCGGATCGGGGCGATGAACACGATCGCCAGCGAAACCGGCGGGCCATTGATCGGGACCAATACCGATGCGGGCGGTTTCCTGCAGCCGCTGCTGCGCGACAAGTGGAAGGGCGAGAGTGCCGTGCTGGTCGGCGCGGGCGGTGCTGCGCGCGCCATACTCTTTGCCCTTACCAGCCTGGGCGTTCCGGATATCACGGTCATGGTGCGCGACCCGGCCAAGGGGCAGGCGCTGCTCGACCGGGCGAAGGTGAAGGGGCGCGTCATCGGGATGGCAGACCCCCTTCCCGCCGCAGACCTGCTGGTCAACACCAGTTCGCTGGGCATGGTGGGTCAGCCGGTGCTGGACATTGATCTTGCGCCGCTGGCCCAGAATGCGACGGTCTATGACATCGTCTATGCGCCGCTGGAGACCGGATTGCTCAAGGCTGCGGGGGCGCGAGGTTTGAAGGCGCTGGACGGGCTGGAGATGCTGATCGGGCAGGCTGCGCTGGCCTTCGACATATTCTTTGACGCGGAGGCGCCGCGCGACCGGGACGAGGAATTGCGGGCCTTGCTGCTGGCGGCGTGAAGCGATGAAGATCTATGGCCTGACCGGTTCGATCGGCATGGGGAAGTCCGCCGTAGCCGCCATGTTGCAGCGGGAGGGCGTTCCCGTGTTTGACGCGGACGCCGCCGTGCATCGGTTGCAAGGGCCGGGCGGCAGGCTGTTGCCCGCGATCGAGGCGCGCTTTCCGGGCACGACCGGACCCAGGGGCGTCGATCGCCCGAAACTGGGCGCGGCGGTGTTTGCCCACCCGCAGGAGTTGAAGGCGCTGGAGGCGATCGTCCATCCCGCCGTCTGGGAAGAACGGATCGCGTTCCTGCGCCGCCACCGGTCCCGCGCCTTTGTCGTGCTCGATATCCCGCTGCTCTATGAAAAGCATGGCGAGCGCATGCTGGACGGGGTCATCGTCGTGACCGCGCCTGCCTGGAAACAGCGCAAGCGGGTGCTGAGGCGAGAGGGCATGACTCCGGCCAAATTCCGCAGAATCCTGCGCTTGCAGACGCCGGATGCTGAAAAGCGGCGGCGGGCTGACTATATCATCAATAGCGGGACCACTTTCGCCAATACGCGGGCCCAGGTAAGACGCTTGGTCGCTTGCCTTGGCGCGAAGACAGGCCGATAAGAACAAGTCCGGCAGAGTCGGTTGAAGAGGGCAATGCGCGAGATTATTTTCGATACCGAAACAACAGGGTTCGACCCCGCGTCTGGCGACCGGCTGGTGGAGATCGGTTGCATTGAACTTTTCAA is a window of Sphingobium sp. MI1205 DNA encoding:
- the coaE gene encoding dephospho-CoA kinase (Dephospho-CoA kinase (CoaE) performs the final step in coenzyme A biosynthesis.); translation: MKIYGLTGSIGMGKSAVAAMLQREGVPVFDADAAVHRLQGPGGRLLPAIEARFPGTTGPRGVDRPKLGAAVFAHPQELKALEAIVHPAVWEERIAFLRRHRSRAFVVLDIPLLYEKHGERMLDGVIVVTAPAWKQRKRVLRREGMTPAKFRRILRLQTPDAEKRRRADYIINSGTTFANTRAQVRRLVACLGAKTGR
- a CDS encoding shikimate dehydrogenase family protein translates to MTDKLPYAPIPYAEVIGDPIAHSKSPLIHNFWLDCLGIEAEYRKTHVTSEGLSAYFLERRADPDWLGCNVTIPHKIAVMDYTDDPGGVRERIGAMNTIASETGGPLIGTNTDAGGFLQPLLRDKWKGESAVLVGAGGAARAILFALTSLGVPDITVMVRDPAKGQALLDRAKVKGRVIGMADPLPAADLLVNTSSLGMVGQPVLDIDLAPLAQNATVYDIVYAPLETGLLKAAGARGLKALDGLEMLIGQAALAFDIFFDAEAPRDRDEELRALLLAA